The sequence CGCTCGAAGTGGAAGTCGAAGTCAACGAGGGATCCATCGCCAAGCTGAAAAAAGGCATGCCCGCGGAAATCCGCGTGGATGCGCTGGAAGGGCGGAAGCAAGGCGCCAAGATGCTGAAGGGCCAGCTCCGGGAGATCTATCCCAGCTCCAACCGCCAGAAAGCCGTGATCATCGTGCGGGTGGCCTTCGTGGAAAAGGATCCATTGCTGGTTCCGGACATGGGCGCCAAGGTGACCTTTCTGGGCGACACCTACGCGCAGGATGTGGTCGTGCTGGGCCGGGAGCAGGTGGTCAAGCGGAACGGCCAAAGCTTCACCTGGGCCGCTGAGAAAGGAGCTGCCGTCCTGAAACCCGTCCTGGTGACCGCTGAAAACCCCGTCGGAATGGAAGTCACCGGCATCAGCGCCGACACGCAGCTCATCGTCGCGCCACCGGAGAACCTAAAGGCCGGCGCGAAGGTTTCCGTGAAGGCGAAATGAAGTGGACGGCACCCTGAACGGCCTAGGAAACGGCGACGCCATCATCAAGCTGCGCGACATCGCGAAGAGCTACTGGCGGGAGACCCTTGAGATCCCGGTGCTGCAGGGCATCGACTTCGACCTCCCCAAAGGCGGCTACTACGCGCTGATGGGGCCTTCGGGGTCCGGAAAGACCACGCTGCTGAACCTCATCGCGGGCATCGACCGGCCCACGGCCGGCAGCCTGGAAGTCTGCGGCTACGAGCTGAACGATCTCGATGACGATGAACTGGCGGCTTGGCGGAACTACCATGTGGGCTTCATCTTCCAGAATTACAACCTGATCCCGGTGCTCACCGCCTTCGAGAACGTGGAATTGCCCCTGCTGCTCACGCCGATGTCGCGGCGGGAGCGGCGGGAGCGGGTGGAGGAGGTCCTCTCGCTGGTGAACCTGCAGGACCGGATGCTCAACTATCCGCGCCAGCTCAGCGGCGGACAGGAACAGCGGGTGGCCATCGCCCGGGCCATCGTGGGCGATCCGACTTGCTGGTGGCGGACGAGCCCACCGGCGCCCTGGACCACCAGAACGCCGAAGAGATCCTGAACCTCATGGAGCGGCTCAATTCGGACATGGGCAAGACCATCCTGATCGTGACCCACGATCCCAAGGCGGCGCACCACGCCAAGGTCCAGATCCATCTGGACAAGGGCGTCTTCGACCGGACCGTCGAGGTGAACCGGTGAAGTACATCCGCTTCATCCTCAAGTCCCTGATGCGCTCCAAGCGGCGCACGCTGCTGATCCTTTCCACCATCACGCTGTCGGTGTTCCTGGTGACGGTGCTGCAGTCGCTGCTCACCACGCTGGATGCGGTTTCCAATAATCCGACCTCCAGCAACCGCATCGTGGTCCGGCACAAAAGCGGCCTCGCCCAGGTGCTGCCCATGAGCTACCTGGCTTACCTGAAGGCCCAGCCGGAGGTTGAATCCGCCACCTACCTGCAATGGTTCGGCGGGCAGTACAAGGACCCGAGCAATTTCTTCGCGAATTTCGCATCGGACGAAACCACGCTGTTCCAGGTGTTCAAGGAGGAATTCGGCGCTTCGGGGGTGACCGAGGACCAGATCCAGGACTTCATGCGGGATGGCAGCGGCTGCATCGTGGGCCGGGCCTTGGCGGATAAATTCGGCTGGAAGGTGGGCGATGTGATCCCGCTCCAGGGCACGATCTTCCCCATCAGCCCGCGGCTCACGGTCCGGGTGATCTTCAAGGGCACGAAACCCAGCCAGGAAAATGTACTGCATTTCCACTACAAGCTGCTGGAGGAAAGCGTG comes from Holophagaceae bacterium and encodes:
- a CDS encoding ABC transporter permease, whose product is MKYIRFILKSLMRSKRRTLLILSTITLSVFLVTVLQSLLTTLDAVSNNPTSSNRIVVRHKSGLAQVLPMSYLAYLKAQPEVESATYLQWFGGQYKDPSNFFANFASDETTLFQVFKEEFGASGVTEDQIQDFMRDGSGCIVGRALADKFGWKVGDVIPLQGTIFPISPRLTVRVIFKGTKPSQENVLHFHYKLLEESVPRMKGRVGTFFLRVHNADEIPRLSARIDNHYANSAFETLSETENAFNLSFVKMLGNISAMIQGITAAVLVAILIVTAGTMSIAIRERTTEIAVLRAMGFRTGLVLSLLLGEGMLLVGAGGLFGVGLAGLAAGGIRKGLGASVPFLEDFSLLPSTMLLCLGITFVVGLLSTFIPAYQAMRRPITEGLRSIG